A single region of the Aptenodytes patagonicus chromosome 7, bAptPat1.pri.cur, whole genome shotgun sequence genome encodes:
- the PPM1A gene encoding protein phosphatase 1A isoform X1 — MGAFLDKPKMEKHNAQGQGNGLRYGLSSMQGWRVEMEDAHTAVIGLPNGLDGWSFFAVYDGHAGSQVAKYCCEHLLDHITSNQDFKGPDGPPSVESVKSGIRTGFLQIDEHMRVISEKKHGADRSGSTAVGVMISPQHTYFINCGDSRGLLCRNRKVHFFTQDHKPSNPLEKERIQNAGGSVMIQRVNGSLAVSRALGDFDYKCVHGKGPTEQLVSPEPEVYEIERSEEDDQFIILACDGIWDVMGNEELCDFVRSRLEVTDDLEKVCNEIVDTCLYKGSRDNMSVILICFPNAPKVSPEAVKREAELDKYLESRVEEIIKKQGEGVPDLVHVMRTLATESIPNLPPGGELASKRSVIEAVYNRLNPYRNDDTETFSPNTKKKKAILVG, encoded by the exons ATGGGAGCATTTTTAGACAAGCCAAAGATGGAGAAGCATAATGCCCAGGGGCAAGGGAATGGGCTTCGTTATGGTCTGAGTAGTATGCAAGGCTGGCGAGTTGAAATGGAGGATGCACATACGGCTGTGATTGGTTTGCCAAATGGACTTGATGGATGGTCATTTTTTGCTGTATATGATGGGCACGCTGGATCACAGGTTGCCAAGTACTGCTGTGAGCATTTATTAGATCACATCACGAGCAACCAGGATTTTAAAGGGCCAGATGGGCCACCGTCTGTGGAAAGTGTAAAGAGTGGCATCAGAACAGGTTTTCTGCAAATTGATGAACACATGAGAGTCATCTCCGAGAAGAAACATGGCGCAGACAGAAGTGGGTCAACAGCTGTGGGTGTCATGATTTCTCCCCAACATACATATTTCATCAACTGTGGAGACTCGAGAGGTTTACTTTGTAGAAACAGGAAGGTTCACTTCTTCACACAGGATCACAAACCAAGTAATCCACTGGAGAAAGAGCGTATACAGAATGCAGGTGGCTCTGTAATGATTCAGCGTGTGAATGGCTCTCTTGCTGTTTCAAGGGCACTTGGGGACTTTGATTACAAATGTGTCCATGGGAAAGGTCCTACAGAACAGCTAGTCTCACCTGAGCCTGAAGTTTATGAAATTGAGAGATCAGAAGAAGATGATCAATTCATCATACTGGCTTGTGACGGTATCTGGGATGTTATGGGAAATGAAGAGCTGTGTGACTTTGTAAGATCCAGACTTGAAGTCACTGATGACCTTGAGAAAGTTTGCAATGAGATAGTTGACACCTGCTTGTACAAG GGAAGTCGAGACAACATGAGTGTGATATTGATCTGTTTTCCGAATGCACCAAAGGTATCGCCAGAGGCGGTGAAAAGAGAGGCAGAGTTGGACAAGTACCTGGAAAGCAGAGTAGAAG AGATCATAAAGAAGCAGGGTGAAGGAGTCCCAGACTTAGTCCACGTGATGCGTACGTTAGCAACTGAGAGCATCCCAAACCTCCCGCCAGGGGGTGAATTGGCAAGCAA ACGGAGTGTGATTGAAGCAGTTTATAACAGACTGAACCCCTACAGGAATGATGATACT GAGACATTTTCCCCAAATACCAAGAAGAAAAAGGCCATACTTGTAGGTTAA
- the PPM1A gene encoding protein phosphatase 1A isoform X2 encodes MGAFLDKPKMEKHNAQGQGNGLRYGLSSMQGWRVEMEDAHTAVIGLPNGLDGWSFFAVYDGHAGSQVAKYCCEHLLDHITSNQDFKGPDGPPSVESVKSGIRTGFLQIDEHMRVISEKKHGADRSGSTAVGVMISPQHTYFINCGDSRGLLCRNRKVHFFTQDHKPSNPLEKERIQNAGGSVMIQRVNGSLAVSRALGDFDYKCVHGKGPTEQLVSPEPEVYEIERSEEDDQFIILACDGIWDVMGNEELCDFVRSRLEVTDDLEKVCNEIVDTCLYKGSRDNMSVILICFPNAPKVSPEAVKREAELDKYLESRVEEIIKKQGEGVPDLVHVMRTLATESIPNLPPGGELASKRSVIEAVYNRLNPYRNDDTDSASTDDMW; translated from the exons ATGGGAGCATTTTTAGACAAGCCAAAGATGGAGAAGCATAATGCCCAGGGGCAAGGGAATGGGCTTCGTTATGGTCTGAGTAGTATGCAAGGCTGGCGAGTTGAAATGGAGGATGCACATACGGCTGTGATTGGTTTGCCAAATGGACTTGATGGATGGTCATTTTTTGCTGTATATGATGGGCACGCTGGATCACAGGTTGCCAAGTACTGCTGTGAGCATTTATTAGATCACATCACGAGCAACCAGGATTTTAAAGGGCCAGATGGGCCACCGTCTGTGGAAAGTGTAAAGAGTGGCATCAGAACAGGTTTTCTGCAAATTGATGAACACATGAGAGTCATCTCCGAGAAGAAACATGGCGCAGACAGAAGTGGGTCAACAGCTGTGGGTGTCATGATTTCTCCCCAACATACATATTTCATCAACTGTGGAGACTCGAGAGGTTTACTTTGTAGAAACAGGAAGGTTCACTTCTTCACACAGGATCACAAACCAAGTAATCCACTGGAGAAAGAGCGTATACAGAATGCAGGTGGCTCTGTAATGATTCAGCGTGTGAATGGCTCTCTTGCTGTTTCAAGGGCACTTGGGGACTTTGATTACAAATGTGTCCATGGGAAAGGTCCTACAGAACAGCTAGTCTCACCTGAGCCTGAAGTTTATGAAATTGAGAGATCAGAAGAAGATGATCAATTCATCATACTGGCTTGTGACGGTATCTGGGATGTTATGGGAAATGAAGAGCTGTGTGACTTTGTAAGATCCAGACTTGAAGTCACTGATGACCTTGAGAAAGTTTGCAATGAGATAGTTGACACCTGCTTGTACAAG GGAAGTCGAGACAACATGAGTGTGATATTGATCTGTTTTCCGAATGCACCAAAGGTATCGCCAGAGGCGGTGAAAAGAGAGGCAGAGTTGGACAAGTACCTGGAAAGCAGAGTAGAAG AGATCATAAAGAAGCAGGGTGAAGGAGTCCCAGACTTAGTCCACGTGATGCGTACGTTAGCAACTGAGAGCATCCCAAACCTCCCGCCAGGGGGTGAATTGGCAAGCAA ACGGAGTGTGATTGAAGCAGTTTATAACAGACTGAACCCCTACAGGAATGATGATACT